The Mytilus edulis chromosome 12, xbMytEdul2.2, whole genome shotgun sequence genome contains a region encoding:
- the LOC139497767 gene encoding zinc finger BED domain-containing protein 4-like, with the protein MHMTKNVQGEKTVTVSLPIPVTLGLKHQLKLISVDYNCKMIKSLKSSVEERLFQFVEDEAYILASFLDPRFKTRWCETEQIDQCLAVVKDKLSQVPTSSEPPCDQNSPPCKRAKNDDLFSFMPAPSVERKRNPSGISVSSEMDDYLSDNCIDMSKDPLLYWHSNCQRLPRLAKLAVQYLAIPATSAPVERLFSTAGKTFRPERCRLADGTFEKLMMVKCNGKMLK; encoded by the coding sequence ATGCATATGACAAAAAATGTCCAAGGTGAAAAAACTGTAACTGTTAGCTTGCCAATTCCTGTAACACTTGGATTAAAACACCAGTTAAAACTTATATCAGTTGACTATAattgtaaaatgataaaatcattgAAATCTTCTGTTGAAGAAAGATTGTTTCAGTTTGTAGAGGATGAAGCATATATTCTTGCTAGCTTTTTAGACCCAAGATTTAAGACCAGATGGTGTGAAACTGAACAGATTGATCAGTGTTTAGCTGTTGTTAAGGACAAACTTAGTCAAGTCCCTACATCATCTGAGCCCCCTTGTGATCAAAATTCTCCCCCATGTAAGCGAGCAAAAAATGATGATCTTTTCAGTTTCATGCCAGCCCCATCAGTGGAAAGAAAAAGAAACCCTTCAGGGATTTCTGTAAGTTCAGAAATGGATGATTACTTGTCAGATAATTGTATTGATATGTCAAAAGACCCTCTTTTGTATTGGCATAGTAACTGTCAACGTTTACCACGTCTAGCTAAGTTAGCAGTGCAATATTTAGCTATTCCAGCCACATCTGCACCAGTTGAACGCTTATTTAGCACTGCTGGAAAAACATTTAGGCCGGAAAGGTGCAGACTGGCTGATGGAACATTTGAAAAGCTGATGATGGTCAAATGTAATGGGAAAATGCTTAAATAA